Within Metabacillus sp. KUDC1714, the genomic segment GAGGCCACACCCGTTCCCATGCCGAACACGGAAGTTAAGCTCTTCAGCGCCGATGGTAGTTGGGGGTTTCCTCCTGTGAGAGTAGGACGTTGCCAGGTAAGAGAGAAAAAGATCAGTAGAGATACTGGTCTTTTTTATATATTTCTTCTAAACAGCAAGGTTTAATCATTTAAAAATGAAGTCAAATTTAACCTACTAGCCTGAGGCTTGGGAGAAGCATATAAAGGAACTTCTACTAAAAACCGCCACGTCCTGTGGCAACGTAGAAGTCAGCACATCCTGTGCAAGTAAGGAAGCGCAGAGAGTGAGGACCGGAATGTGCGTTCTTGGCACATGAGGATCTGAATGAACAAGCTGACGAAGAGATTCGCCGCTTATCGCAAGCCGATATCCGAACACGGAAGTTAAGCTCTTCAGCGCCGATGGTAGTTGGGGGTTTCCCCCTGTGAGAGTAGGACGTTGCCAGGTAAGAGAGAAAAAGATCAGTAGAGATACTGGTCTTTTTTGTATATATAAAGAACCTTCTCTGCCTATGAACTTTTTATTACCCTAAGTTGTTCAAGAAGTCTAATCGTTTTAAAAAGTCCCAAGAAAAAATGACTAGAAAATTATTATCCAACTTATAGCTTCCAGATACTAAATCTACATAAAACTGACGAATTTCTATTTAATTCAATAGTATTGAGCAATACTTTTAGAGTAATTTAATGTCCTAAAAATATAAAAGGATCAAAAATATTCATTGAAAATTATTCGATAATTGTGTTTTGAAGACAGACATTTGAGTATATATATATAAGATCACATATTTAAAGCTAAAGAGGCGAAATGAATGAATATGCTTGAATTATTAAATCAAGATACATATACCATGTTTGCTCGTATATTTATAGCGACCCTTTTATGTGGAGTAATTGGATTGGAACGTGAATTTAAAAATCATCCAGCAGGATTTCGAACCCATTTACTAGTGGGAATAGGATCTTGTTTAATGATGATTTTATCTCTATATGGTTTCAAAAGTTATATAGATAATGATCCTAATATACGGTTTGATCCAGCTAGGATTCCATCATATGTTATTAGTGGTATAGGGTTTTTAGGTGGTGGAACGATTCTAGTAAAGGGTGCAACTGTAAGAGGGCTAACGACAGCTGCATCAATATGGATCGTGGCTGGTTTAGGTTTAGTTATAGGTGCCGGAATGTATGTAGTAGCATTTTTTACTACAGCAATGGTTTTAATGTGTTTAATATTCTTAAATCAACTTGAAAATTAT encodes:
- a CDS encoding MgtC/SapB family protein: MLELLNQDTYTMFARIFIATLLCGVIGLEREFKNHPAGFRTHLLVGIGSCLMMILSLYGFKSYIDNDPNIRFDPARIPSYVISGIGFLGGGTILVKGATVRGLTTAASIWIVAGLGLVIGAGMYVVAFFTTAMVLMCLIFLNQLENYMNVKRARRKMKISVDSRKTTIDQVIQKLTSYDVTTHKIVMTSCRKDKDSNVVFHYQLDIDISSVSHTDLEKILVENHEVEKIF